The following are encoded in a window of Ferribacterium limneticum genomic DNA:
- a CDS encoding sensor histidine kinase — translation MDLRKRLVIWLGGLLAGLMLMAILINLHSLRGDIQAEVAASEQLVTVLLKAGNAPPGDRAELEALLRDAHLRHLSIHLDSAQPAADTTPHWLAGLLGIAPSATPAQTIRLGEQTLHIAPNPNSEIEERLGDTVRLCITLLLYSGATLLVAWWSADRALTPVRELEAGLQRLADNAPNAAMPPFALREFRRVASAIDALAGKLEASRAAQQQLARQLIAVQEEERHILARELHDEMGQTLTAIGVTAAFLERNATRLAPPSIIECAGDLRRDVRTSGEQLRAMLKRLRPHGLDALGLASALRELVTSWQQRESGIKFSLEMPAELPVLDEAAALVLYRVVQEGLTNVVRHSEARHCRIRIQVVRKALYLSVEDDGKGLPEAGPARRGGLLGMAERLEMAGGSLHIENNATIGLHLQARLPMSQEEQQEEQR, via the coding sequence ATGGATCTTCGAAAACGGCTGGTCATCTGGCTCGGCGGGCTGCTCGCCGGCCTCATGCTGATGGCCATACTGATCAACCTGCATTCCCTGCGCGGTGACATTCAGGCCGAGGTCGCCGCTTCCGAACAGCTGGTCACCGTCCTGCTCAAGGCGGGCAATGCGCCCCCCGGCGACCGGGCAGAACTGGAAGCCCTGCTGCGCGACGCCCACCTGCGCCACCTGAGCATTCACCTCGATTCGGCACAGCCGGCTGCCGACACGACGCCGCACTGGCTTGCCGGCCTGCTCGGCATCGCCCCGAGCGCGACACCGGCGCAAACCATCCGCCTGGGTGAGCAAACCCTGCACATCGCACCCAACCCCAATTCCGAAATCGAGGAGCGCCTGGGCGACACTGTTCGACTTTGCATCACCCTGCTGCTCTATTCTGGAGCAACTCTGCTCGTCGCCTGGTGGTCGGCCGACCGCGCACTGACTCCGGTACGTGAGCTGGAAGCCGGCCTGCAGCGTCTGGCCGACAATGCCCCCAATGCCGCCATGCCGCCTTTTGCCCTGCGCGAATTTCGTCGCGTGGCCAGCGCCATTGACGCGCTGGCCGGCAAGCTGGAGGCGTCCCGCGCCGCCCAGCAACAGCTCGCCCGCCAGCTCATTGCGGTACAGGAAGAGGAACGCCACATACTGGCAAGGGAATTGCATGACGAGATGGGGCAAACGCTGACCGCCATCGGGGTTACCGCCGCCTTTCTCGAACGCAACGCAACGCGGCTGGCGCCGCCAAGCATCATCGAATGCGCCGGAGATCTCCGGCGCGACGTGCGGACCAGCGGCGAGCAGTTGCGCGCCATGCTCAAGCGCCTGCGCCCGCATGGTCTGGATGCACTGGGGCTGGCCAGCGCCCTGCGCGAACTGGTGACGAGCTGGCAGCAGCGCGAGTCCGGCATCAAGTTTAGCCTTGAGATGCCGGCCGAACTGCCCGTGCTCGACGAAGCGGCTGCCTTGGTGCTCTACCGCGTGGTGCAGGAAGGACTGACCAATGTGGTTCGCCATAGCGAAGCACGGCACTGCCGGATCCGCATTCAAGTGGTACGAAAGGCGCTGTACTTGAGCGTAGAGGACGATGGAAAAGGTCTGCCCGAAGCCGGCCCGGCACGCCGTGGCGGCTTGCTCGGCATGGCGGAAAGGCTGGAAATGGCCGGGGGCAGTCTGCACATAGAAAATAACGCAACAATCGGGCTGCATCTTCAGGCCCGCTTGCCGATGAGCCAGGAAGAACAACAGGAGGAACAACGATGA
- a CDS encoding methanol/ethanol family PQQ-dependent dehydrogenase — MKSTRFNPRQTLIAAMVAASFCTPAMAAKTVSWEDILNDDKTTGDVLSYGLGLKAQRFSPLTKINTKNVDHLVPAWSFSFGGEKQRGQEAQALVHDGVIYVTASYSRIFAIDARTGKRLWEYEARLPEDIRPCCDVINRGAAIYGDKIYFGTLDATVVALNKDTGKVVWKKKFGDHKIGYTMTGAPFVVKDQKSGKVLLVHGSSGDEFGVVGYLFARDPDTGEEVWARPMVEGHMGRLNGKESTPTGDAKAPSWPEGADGKKVDAWNHGGGAPWQTASYDVDKNMVVIGTGNPAPWNTWHRTKEGDDPRNWDSLFTSGQAYVDASNGELKGFFQHTPNDAWDFSGNNSVVLFEYKDPKTGKLVKASAHADRNGYFFVTDREKLTNGAGYPNKPTSLIGAWPFVEGITWAKSWNLQTGKPNIVEGQHPPKPKEGADKGDSIFVSPPFLGGTNWMPMSYSQQTELFYIPANHWAMDYWTEKLTYKAGSAYLGQGFRIKRLFDDHVGTLRAMDPKTGKIVWEHKEKFPLWAGTMTTAGGLLFTGTSDGYVKAFDARNGKELWKFQTGSGVVSVPITWEMDGEQFVGIQSGYGGAVPLWGGDMADLTKQVTQGGSMWVFKLPKSLKN, encoded by the coding sequence ATGAAATCAACCCGGTTCAATCCCCGCCAGACCCTTATCGCAGCCATGGTCGCAGCCAGCTTCTGTACGCCGGCGATGGCGGCCAAGACAGTTAGTTGGGAAGATATTCTCAACGACGACAAGACTACCGGCGATGTGCTGTCCTACGGCCTGGGTCTGAAAGCCCAGCGCTTCAGCCCGCTGACCAAGATCAATACCAAGAACGTCGATCATCTGGTGCCGGCCTGGAGTTTCTCCTTCGGCGGCGAAAAGCAGCGCGGCCAGGAAGCTCAGGCCCTGGTGCACGACGGCGTGATCTACGTTACCGCCTCGTACTCGCGCATCTTCGCCATCGATGCCCGTACCGGCAAGCGCCTGTGGGAGTACGAAGCCCGCCTGCCGGAAGATATCCGCCCGTGCTGCGACGTGATCAACCGCGGCGCCGCCATCTACGGCGACAAGATCTACTTTGGCACGCTCGACGCCACCGTCGTGGCGCTCAATAAGGACACCGGCAAGGTCGTCTGGAAGAAGAAGTTCGGCGACCACAAGATCGGCTACACGATGACCGGTGCCCCCTTTGTCGTAAAGGACCAGAAGAGCGGCAAGGTGCTGCTGGTGCATGGTTCGTCGGGTGACGAATTCGGCGTCGTCGGCTACCTGTTCGCCCGCGATCCGGATACCGGCGAGGAAGTCTGGGCCCGCCCGATGGTCGAAGGCCACATGGGTCGCCTGAACGGCAAGGAAAGCACGCCGACCGGCGATGCCAAGGCGCCAAGCTGGCCGGAGGGTGCGGACGGCAAAAAGGTCGATGCCTGGAACCACGGTGGCGGCGCCCCGTGGCAGACCGCCAGCTACGACGTGGACAAGAACATGGTGGTCATCGGCACTGGCAACCCGGCGCCGTGGAACACCTGGCACCGGACCAAGGAGGGCGACGATCCGCGCAACTGGGACAGCCTGTTCACCTCCGGCCAGGCCTACGTCGATGCCAGCAACGGCGAGCTCAAGGGCTTCTTCCAGCACACCCCGAACGATGCCTGGGACTTCTCCGGCAACAACTCGGTCGTCCTCTTCGAATACAAGGATCCGAAGACCGGCAAGCTGGTCAAGGCCTCGGCCCACGCCGACCGCAACGGCTATTTCTTCGTCACCGACCGCGAAAAGCTGACCAATGGCGCCGGCTACCCGAACAAGCCGACCTCGCTGATCGGTGCATGGCCGTTCGTCGAGGGCATCACCTGGGCGAAGAGCTGGAACCTGCAGACCGGCAAGCCGAACATCGTCGAAGGCCAGCATCCGCCGAAGCCGAAAGAGGGCGCCGACAAGGGCGACTCGATCTTCGTTTCGCCGCCTTTCCTGGGCGGCACCAACTGGATGCCGATGAGCTACAGCCAGCAGACCGAGCTGTTCTACATCCCGGCCAACCACTGGGCGATGGACTACTGGACCGAAAAGCTGACCTACAAGGCCGGCTCCGCCTACCTCGGCCAGGGCTTCCGCATCAAGCGCCTGTTCGACGACCACGTCGGCACCCTGCGCGCCATGGACCCGAAGACCGGCAAGATCGTCTGGGAGCACAAGGAGAAATTCCCGCTCTGGGCCGGCACCATGACCACCGCCGGCGGCCTGTTGTTCACCGGCACCTCGGACGGCTACGTCAAGGCCTTCGACGCCAGGAACGGCAAGGAACTGTGGAAATTCCAGACCGGTTCCGGCGTGGTTTCCGTGCCGATCACCTGGGAAATGGACGGCGAGCAGTTTGTCGGCATCCAGTCCGGTTACGGCGGCGCCGTGCCGTTGTGGGGCGGCGACATGGCCGACCTGACCAAGCAGGTGACGCAGGGCGGCTCGATGTGGGTGTTCAAGCTGCCGAAATCGTTGAAGAACTGA
- a CDS encoding pentapeptide repeat-containing protein, with protein MPRHFIFALFFGSTVALAAEPFEPLVINGCGIWPHTRCPGADLRHANLAGQNLAGADLTGAQLARADLRGANLAGANLDGADLTAARLNKVSAPTATFRGAKMVGADLEFARLFRTDFTNADLTGANLEAAKANFAWFIGVRLNNANLQETKFFTVNFRKADLTGIFRRFAVFQDADFEGCTNCPIDW; from the coding sequence ATGCCCAGACATTTCATTTTTGCCCTTTTTTTCGGGTCGACCGTAGCATTGGCCGCCGAACCCTTCGAACCGCTGGTCATCAACGGTTGCGGCATCTGGCCGCATACCCGTTGCCCGGGGGCCGACCTGCGCCACGCCAATCTGGCTGGCCAGAACCTGGCCGGGGCCGATCTGACCGGTGCCCAACTGGCGCGGGCTGACCTGCGCGGGGCCAACCTGGCCGGCGCCAACCTCGACGGGGCCGACCTGACCGCCGCCCGGCTCAACAAGGTCAGTGCGCCGACGGCGACCTTTCGCGGCGCCAAAATGGTCGGTGCCGATCTCGAATTCGCCCGCCTTTTTCGCACCGATTTCACCAATGCCGACCTGACTGGTGCCAATCTCGAAGCGGCCAAGGCCAATTTCGCCTGGTTCATCGGCGTCCGGCTGAACAACGCCAACCTGCAGGAAACCAAATTCTTCACCGTTAATTTCCGCAAGGCCGATCTGACTGGCATCTTCCGGCGCTTCGCGGTGTTTCAGGATGCCGATTTCGAGGGCTGTACCAACTGCCCGATCGACTGGTGA
- a CDS encoding c-type cytochrome, with the protein MNKLLVTLFTVLFASLAVANEVAIAPTVLPDGLPPLGNTWLAENPYRGNLAAIVTGQQAYNQACARCHGADASTNAAPAPDLRLLNRFCKRIGDAELNAACMRDNDAYFAKSVRRGKIIVGVTHMPPWEGVLKQELAWAIQVFIESRAGTSK; encoded by the coding sequence ATGAACAAACTGCTCGTTACCTTATTCACCGTGCTCTTTGCCTCGCTGGCCGTGGCCAACGAAGTCGCCATCGCCCCCACCGTGTTGCCGGATGGCCTGCCGCCGCTCGGCAACACCTGGCTGGCCGAAAACCCCTACCGGGGCAACCTGGCCGCCATCGTCACCGGACAGCAGGCCTACAACCAGGCCTGCGCCCGCTGCCACGGTGCCGATGCCAGTACCAATGCCGCCCCGGCGCCGGATCTTCGGCTGCTCAACCGCTTCTGCAAACGGATCGGCGACGCCGAACTGAACGCCGCCTGCATGCGCGACAACGACGCCTATTTCGCCAAGAGCGTGCGCAGGGGCAAGATCATCGTCGGCGTTACTCATATGCCGCCGTGGGAAGGCGTCTTGAAGCAGGAACTGGCCTGGGCCATCCAGGTTTTCATCGAATCGCGGGCCGGAACAAGCAAGTGA
- a CDS encoding PQQ-dependent methanol/ethanol family dehydrogenase, whose translation MQSHTPFKRRVVTLALLTAAAFAGSPASAGVTDADILNDAKTTGDVVSFGLGTQGQRYSPSTQINAKTVKNLVPAWSMSFGGEKQRGQESQPVISNGKMFVTASYSRLFAIDVKTGKKLWKYEHRLPDGIMPCCDVINRGAALYGDLVIFATLDAQLVAMNQDTGKVVWKEKLGDYAAGYSASAAPIIAKGKLITGVSGGEFGVVGRIDARDPLTGKLIWTRPTVEGHMGYSFNAAGEKVENGISGTTNATWSGDLWQTGGAATWNGATYDPETNLIFAGTGNPAPWNSHLRPGDNLFSSSTVAIDADTGKIAWHYQNTPHDGWDFDGVNEFVSFDYKDPKTGKIIKAGGKADRNGFFFVNNRTNGKLLNAFPFVKKITWATGINLETGRPNYIEEGRPGDPTASADGKKGKVVFSAPSFLGGKNQQQMAYSPQTGLFYVPANEWSMDIWNEPVSYKKGAAYLGAGFTIKALNDDHIGVLRAVDPTTGKIVWENKNYAPLWGGVLTTAGGLVFYGTPEGFLKGVDAKTGKELWSFQTGTGIVAPPVSWEQDGEQMIAVTTGWGGAVPLWGGDVAKRVNFLEQGGSVWVFKLHKG comes from the coding sequence ATGCAAAGTCATACCCCTTTCAAGCGGAGAGTTGTTACCCTCGCGCTACTGACGGCAGCGGCATTTGCCGGCAGCCCGGCCAGCGCCGGCGTCACTGATGCAGACATCCTCAACGATGCCAAGACCACCGGCGACGTGGTCAGCTTCGGCCTCGGCACCCAGGGTCAGCGTTACAGCCCGTCTACCCAGATCAACGCCAAGACGGTGAAGAATCTGGTCCCGGCCTGGTCGATGTCCTTCGGCGGCGAGAAGCAACGCGGCCAGGAATCGCAACCGGTCATCAGCAACGGCAAGATGTTCGTTACCGCTTCCTACAGCCGCCTGTTCGCCATCGACGTGAAGACCGGCAAGAAGCTGTGGAAGTACGAGCACCGTCTGCCGGACGGCATCATGCCGTGCTGCGACGTAATCAACCGCGGCGCCGCCCTGTACGGCGACCTGGTCATCTTCGCGACGCTGGATGCCCAGCTCGTCGCCATGAACCAGGACACCGGCAAGGTCGTCTGGAAGGAAAAACTCGGTGACTACGCCGCTGGCTACTCTGCCAGTGCTGCTCCGATCATCGCCAAGGGCAAGCTGATTACCGGTGTTTCCGGTGGCGAATTCGGCGTTGTTGGCCGCATCGATGCCCGCGACCCGCTGACCGGCAAGCTGATCTGGACCCGTCCGACCGTTGAAGGTCACATGGGTTACAGCTTCAACGCAGCCGGCGAGAAGGTCGAAAACGGCATCTCCGGCACGACCAACGCCACCTGGTCCGGCGACCTCTGGCAAACCGGCGGTGCAGCGACCTGGAACGGCGCCACCTACGATCCGGAAACCAACCTGATCTTCGCCGGCACCGGCAATCCGGCCCCGTGGAACAGCCACCTGCGTCCGGGCGACAACCTGTTCTCGTCCTCCACCGTTGCCATCGACGCCGACACCGGCAAGATCGCCTGGCACTACCAGAACACCCCGCACGATGGCTGGGACTTTGACGGCGTGAACGAATTCGTTTCCTTCGACTACAAGGATCCGAAGACGGGCAAGATCATCAAGGCTGGCGGCAAGGCCGACCGTAACGGTTTCTTCTTCGTGAACAACCGGACCAACGGCAAGCTGCTCAACGCTTTCCCGTTCGTCAAGAAGATCACCTGGGCTACCGGCATCAACCTCGAAACCGGCCGTCCGAACTACATCGAAGAAGGCCGTCCGGGTGACCCGACAGCCAGCGCCGATGGCAAGAAGGGCAAGGTCGTCTTCTCGGCCCCGTCCTTCCTCGGCGGCAAGAACCAGCAGCAAATGGCCTACAGCCCGCAGACCGGCTTGTTCTACGTGCCGGCCAACGAGTGGTCGATGGATATCTGGAACGAACCTGTTTCCTACAAGAAGGGTGCTGCTTACCTGGGCGCCGGCTTCACCATCAAGGCACTGAACGACGACCATATCGGCGTGCTGCGTGCGGTCGATCCGACTACCGGCAAGATCGTCTGGGAAAACAAGAACTACGCTCCGTTGTGGGGCGGCGTCCTGACCACCGCTGGTGGCCTGGTCTTCTACGGCACCCCGGAAGGCTTCCTGAAGGGCGTCGATGCCAAGACTGGCAAGGAACTGTGGTCCTTCCAGACCGGTACCGGCATCGTTGCACCGCCGGTCAGCTGGGAACAGGATGGCGAGCAGATGATCGCCGTCACGACCGGCTGGGGCGGCGCTGTTCCGCTGTGGGGCGGCGACGTGGCCAAGCGCGTGAACTTCCTCGAACAGGGCGGTTCGGTGTGGGTCTTCAAGCTGCACAAGGGTTAA